One Paralichthys olivaceus isolate ysfri-2021 chromosome 8, ASM2471397v2, whole genome shotgun sequence genomic region harbors:
- the arhgef38 gene encoding rho guanine nucleotide exchange factor 38, giving the protein MDPKEAIGGEKEKEKEKEKVIKRRNRPVFLRYLERRKTDTIVADEMAKGDFNLGTLVRRSQSDKTEYSAKLKEKMTPHDLSTPPSPALDPEEVRLRKMNRRAKVIQELVQTEKDYLTDLELCIREVVQPLRNMQVVDIDRLFTNMETLCEVSAALVHRLHEALADPDPEAVVIGEVFIQAKAALEDVYKIYCYHHDDANMSLKSYEKEEEIKQHFTTCILALKKIYDQEGKPNLLNMGSLLIKPVQRIMKYPLLLGELWQATPEDHPDCRPLQEAFTAAKIINVNINEFKRRKDIVMKYKRLEDEGTLRGKLNKFNIHSIRKKGDRFAGYLKILTGVEPQVRDEVFDREEKLFRCLEKAVRQLVKNLQFYLLHIQEMVSVAVQSIQDMENIVKDPNKNGINGSLHNNGNDPYKHFKDSMERLVLVPLSSLQGMFTAPQKLIQKRYDKLLDYCSRLERSSSFSSSPSTPSSSPLPAPEDPAGPTRRDYEAINALLVEELQRFNMAAYTILTNCVVYLVTLLRELMDKILLRAPSMQQLPAPLSNIAEVQSSIMDELNNLTFVKDNAQKLMERKVSFERQRDKKTTTIEVQHQTEEQRARLLTEHPLNRLYQLKRKCNGCQDQDLSLLEGELVALLEDTDPLGSSSRWLVHTGGAQGYVYSTFLKQYNPLRDSQRAGQMVKEQQQPQQQQQQQPPPVMVDDDFDDLSLFVSGSGSSSLRSFNLTTTDSSSTLSGLQGEPESVEDLEDTSDTDAQQFYAVYAFQARCDQELTLQEYQHVRILQFCDVGGNKEWWLAEANGQKGYVPANYLGRMSYA; this is encoded by the exons ATGGATCCCAAGGAGGCCATTGGGggtgagaaggagaaagaaaaagagaaggagaaggtgaTAAAGAGGAGGAACCGGCCCGTGTTCCTGCGTTACCTGGAGAGGAGAAAGACGGACACCATAGTGGCTGATGAAATGGCCAAAGGTGACTTCAACCTGGGGACGCTGGTGAGGAGGAGTCAGTCTGACAAGACGGAGTACAGCGCTAAACTTAAAG agaaAATGACTCCACATGACCTGTCCACACCCCCCTCTCCAGCCCTGGACCCAGAGGAGGTCCGCTTGAGGAAGATGAACCGCAGGGCAAAGGTCATTCAGGAGCTTGTGCAGACTGAAAAAGATTACCTCACAGACCTGGAGCTGTGCATCAGAGAGGTGGTGCAGCCTCTACGCAACATGCAG GTTGTGGATATCGATCGGCTATTCACCAACATGGAGACATTGTGTGAAGTATCTGCAGCTCTCGTTCACAGACTGCATGAGGCCCTGGCTGACCCTGATCCAGAAGCAGTTGTTATAG gaGAAGTATTCATCCAGGCGAAGGCAGCTTTAGAAGATGTATATAAGATTTACTGTTACCATCACGATGACGCCAACATGTCGCTCAAATCGtatgagaaagaggaagaaataaagCAACATTTCACCACATGTATATTGGCACTGAA GAAAATCTACGACCAAGA GGGTAAACCTAACTTGCTGAACATGGGTTCACTGCTCATCAAACCGGTCCAGAGGATCATGAAGTACCCGCTGCTGCTCGGGGAGCTGTGGCAGGCCACACCCGAGGACCATCCTGACTGTCGTCCCCTGCAGGAGGCGTTCACTGCTGCCAAAATCATTAATGTGAACATCAATGAGTTCAAGAGGCGCAAGGATATAG TAATGAAGTATAAGCGGTTGGAAGATGAAGGGACACTGAGGGGAAAACTAAACAAGTTCAACATTCACTCCATCCGTAAGAAAGGAGACAGGTTCGCCGGTTATCTCAAGATCCTCACCGGAGTTGAACCACAG gTGAGAGATGAAGTAtttgacagagaggagaagctgTTCCGATGTCTGGAGAAAGCCGTGAGGCAGCTGGTCAAGAATCTTCAATTTTACCTGCTGCACATTCAG GAGATGGTGTCTGTAGCTGTCCAGAGTATCCAGGACATGGAGAACATTGTTAAGGATCCAAACAAAAATGGGATAAATGGCTCATTGCACAATAACGGAAATGATCCCTATAAGCACTTT AAAGACAGTATGGAGCGCTTGGTCCTcgtccccctctcctccctgcagggCATGTTCACAGCCCCCCAGAAGCTCATCCAGAAACGCTATGACAAATTGCTGGATTACTGCAGCCGCCTCGAGcgctcttcctctttttcatcttcaCCATCCACCCCTTCTTCCTCCCCTTTGCCGGCACCAGAGGACCCGGCCGGGCCTACCAGGAGGGACTATGAAGCGATCAACGCTTTGCTGGTGGAGGAGTTGCAGAGGTTCAACATGGCCGCCTACACCATCCTGACCAACTGTGTGGTGTATCTGGTCACCCTGCTCAGAGAGCTGATGGATAAAATACTACTCCGTGCTCCGTCCATGCAGCAGCTACCA GCTCCACTGTCGAACATTGCTGAGGTGCAGAGCAGCATCATGGATGAGCTGAATAATCTGACTTTTGTTAAAGATAATGCACAGAAGCTAATGGAGCGCAAAGTCAGCTTTGAGAGACAACGAGACAAGAAAACAACG ACAATAGAGGTGCAGCATCAGACAGAGGAACAGCGAGCCCGGCTGCTGACAGAACACCCCCTGAACCGTCTGTACCAGCTGAAGAGGAAGTGTAACGGCTGCCAGGATCAGGACCTCAGCCTGCTGGAGGGAGAACTGGTGGCCCTGCTGGAGGATACGGACCCATTGGGCAGCAGCAGCCGCTGGCTGGTTCACACTGGag GTGCACAGGGCTACGTCTACTCCACATTTCTGAAGCAGTACAACCCTCTGAGGGACTCGCAGCGAGCCGGCCAGATGgtcaaagagcagcagcagccgcagcagcagcagcagcagcagccgccacCTGTCATGGTGGACGATGACTTCGATGACCTCAGCCTGTTTGTGTCgggcagtggcagcagcagcctgcgAAGCTTCAACCTCACCACCACTGACAGCAGCTCAACCCTCTCTGGCCTACAGGGGGAGCCAGAGAGCGTGGAAGACCTGGAGGACACATCGGACACAGATGCTCAGCAG TTTTATGCCGTGTATGCATTTCAAGCCCGTTGTGACCAGGAGCTGACCCTACAGGAGTACCAGCATGTCCGCATCCTCCAGTTCTGTGACGTGGGAGGCAACAAGGAGTGGTGGTTGGCTGAGGCTAACGGACAGAAGGGATATGTCCCGGCCAACTACCTTGGCAGGATGTCCTATGCCTAA
- the ints12 gene encoding integrator complex subunit 12 has protein sequence MAGPVSLDLDPIFLKGLSYLHSKSKDSVEKLKALLDESLSRGSDSSYRSSQKDIEVSKGSVSKLSLSKQDSKSSSSSSSSSSSSGSSKSTSEKSKKEVEKRPSEKVRVDLGEVDPPKKPRLEKQENRSSPITVQTSKDLLSNINDYDETNADDFAMEMGLACVVCRQMTVTMGNQLVECQECHNLYHQDCHKPQVTDKEVNDPRLVWYCARCTRQMKRMAQKPPQKPSPASASSAPVVKDTLVKKTELKSKPDTTSTFQAFKRTEVKASTTSATPTSSSSSSSSGLTGWAAFGAKTSTALPPSSKLGSSGPSGSNKTVTAPSGQKPAGLSGLAGAKSGLVSTKVPGGGNGNGSSQAPLKPPPPLTLGKQPLNRASSSENPGKSSASSGAGSPGSAQGSGGGNGGNNGEGNGNNGNGSKVAPGDKAPTFQESQLNAMKRLHLVKKKAAQKKLKK, from the exons ATGGCTGGACCTGTCAGTCTGGATTTGGATCCCATCTTCCTAAAGGGTCTGAGTTACCTGCACTCCAAGAGTAAAGACTCCGTTGAGAAACTCAAAGCTTTACTAGATGAGTCCCTTTCAAGAGGAAGTGACTCATCTTATCGTTCATCACAAAAG GATATAGAGGTGTCCAAGGGATCCGTGTCAAAACTGAGCTTAAGTAAACAGGACTCAAAGTCCTCGTCGAGCTCCtcgtcctccagcagcagcagtggcagcagcaaaTCCACCTCggaaaaaagcaaaaaagaagTAGAGAAGAGACCGTCTGAGAAG GTCAGGGTTGACTTGGGTGAGGTGGACCCTCCAAAAAAGCCTCGTTTGGAGAAACAGGAGAATCGCTCTTCTCCGATTACCGTTCAGACGAGCAAGGACCTCCTGTCAAACATTAATGATTATGATGAGACCAACGCTGATGACTTTGCCATGGAAATGGGTCTGGCTTGTGTGGTTTGCAG ACAAATGACAGTCACCATGGGGAACCAGCTGGTTGAGTGCCAAGAGTGCCATAATCTGTACCACCAGGACTGTCACAAGCCCCAGGTGACAGACAAAGAAGTCAACGACCCACGGCTTGTGTGGTATTGTGCCCGCTGCACCAGGCAAATGAAACGCATG GCCCAGAAACCTCCACAGAAGCCGTCCCCTGCATCTGCATCATCAGCGCCTGTCGTTAAAGACACACTGGTCAAAAAGACGGAACTGAAATCCAAACCTGACACAACCAGCACCTTCCAGGCCTTTAAAAGAACAGAAGTGAAG GCGTCCACAACATCAGCCAcccccaccagcagcagctcctcctccagcagtggTCTTACAGGCTGGGCTGCATTTGGAGCCAAGACGAGCACTGCTCTTCCTCCCAGCTCCAAACTGGGTTCCTCTGGTCCAAGTGGGAGCAACAAGACTGTGACAGCTCCCTCTGGCCAAAAACCTGCCGGCCTGTCTGGACTGGCTGGAGCAAAATCAGGACTTGTGAGTACCAAGGTTCCTGGTGGTGGTAACGGAAATGGCTCTAGTCAGGCGCCCCTGAAACCTCCTCCACCCCTGACTCTGGGTAAGCAGCCACTGAACCGCGCATCGAGCAGCGAAAACCCAGGGAAAAGCTCTGCTTCGTCGGGGGCCGGCTCCCCGGGTAGCGCCCAGGGAAGCGGCGGGGGGAACGGAGGCAATAACGGAGAAGGTAACGGAAACAATGGGAACGGGTCAAAGGTTGCACCAGGGGACAAAGCGCCAACTTTTCAAGAGTCTCAGCTCAATGCCATGAAACGGTTACATCTGGTGAAGAAGAAAGCAGCgcaaaagaaactgaagaaatga
- the ppa2 gene encoding inorganic pyrophosphatase 2, mitochondrial yields the protein MTPPLVRSSLGLLLKVTGSLSASRIKLVAQAAALPHLRGRTMHYLTEERGRPHSPDYRIYFKTSDGKYVSPFHDIPLIAELEQDNDVPAKKPKRNEKEVLFNMVVEVPRWSNAKMEIATKEPLNPIKQDVKKGKLRYVANIFPHKGYIWNYGALPQTWEDPNHTDAETTCCGDNDPIDVCEIGAQVCFPGQVIQVKVLGILAMIDEGEMDWKVIAINAQDPDAKNLNSIEDVRKSRPGHLEATVDWFRKYKVPDGKPENQFGFNGQFKDKDFAVEIIKSTHEHWRALVQKQTNNEGIECKNISCCESPLKCSADEARDVVQSAPTVGSPHPVSPEVDKWHFI from the exons atgacgcCTCCGCTGGTTCGCTCCTCTCTCGGCCTCCTGCTGAAAGTCACCGGCTCGTTGTCTGCCTCCAGAATCAAACTCGTCGCACAAGCAGCAGCTCTTCCTCATCTCCGTGGGAGAACCATGCACTACCTCacggaggagagaggacgaCCTCATTCTCCTGACTACCGGATCTATTTTA AAACCTCTGATGGGAAATATGTTTCACCGTTTCATGACATTCCACTTATAGCTGAGCTGGAACAG GACAATGATGTACCAGCTAAAAAACCCAAGCGTAATGAGAAAGAG GTGCTCTTTAACATGGTTGTAGAGGTACCTCGATGGTCAAATGCTAAAATGGAG ATTGCTACAAAGGAACCACTGAATCCGATCAAACAAGATGTaaagaaaggcaaactccgatATGTTGCCAACATATTTCCCCATAAAGGATACATCTGGAACTATGGAGCTCTCCCACAG ACATGGGAGGACCCGAACCACACAGATGCAGAAACAACATGTTGTGGTGATAATGATCCCATTGACGTTTGTGAAATCGGGGCCCAG GTGTGTTTTCCAGGTCAGGTGATCCAAGTGAAAGTGCTTGGCATCTTAGCCATGATTGATGAGGGCGAAATGGACTGGAAGGTCATTGCTATTAATGCTCAGGACCCGGATGCCAAAAATCTAAACA GCATAGAGGATGTCCGCAAGAGCCGACCCGGTCATTTAGAGGCAACGGTTGACTGGTTCAGGAAATATAAGGTGCCCGATGGAAAGCCTGAGAACCAATTTGGATTCAATGGACAATTCAAAGACAAG GACTTTGCAGTTGAGATCATCAAGTCCACCCATGAGCACTGGAGGGCACTAGTGCAGAAGCAGACAAATAATGAAGGGATTGAATG caaaaataTCTCTTGCTGTGAGAGTCCTTTGAAATGCAGTGCTGATGAGGCCAGAGATGTCGTCCAGTCG GCCCCAACAGTTGGTAGCCCACATCCTGTGTCTCCAGAGG tgGATAAATGGCATTTCATCTGA